The Microcebus murinus isolate Inina chromosome 4, M.murinus_Inina_mat1.0, whole genome shotgun sequence genome has a segment encoding these proteins:
- the RNF26 gene encoding E3 ubiquitin-protein ligase RNF26, protein MEAVYLVVNGVGLVLDVLTLVLDLNFLLVSSLLASVAWLLAFIYNLPHTVLTSLLHLGRGVLLSLLALMEALIRFTFGGLQALCTLLYSCCSGLESLKLLGHLASHGALRSREILHRGILNVVSSGHTLLRQVCDICAIAMSLVAYVINSLVNICLIGTQNLFSLVLALWDAVMGPVWRMTDVVAAFLAHISSSAVAMAILLWTPCQLALELLASAARLLASFVLVNLTGLVLLACVLAVTVTVLHPDFTVRLATRALSQLHARPSYHRLREDVIRLSRLALGLETWRRVWSRSLQLASWPNQGGAPGAPQGDPRRVFSARTRRQDTLLEAGHRSEAEEEEVRTFRATPARGRERLNEEEPTGGQDPWKLLKEQEERKKCVICQDQSKTVLLLPCRHLCLCQACTEILMRHPIYHRNCPLCRRGILQTLNVYL, encoded by the coding sequence ATGGAGGCAGTGTACCTGGTAGTGAATGGGGTGGGCCTGGTGCTGGATGTGCTGACCTTGGTGTTGGACCTCAACTTCCTGCTGGTGTCATCCCTCCTGGCTTCCGTGGCCTGGCTTCTGGCCTTCATCTACAACCTGCCGCACACGGTACTGACTAGTCTTCTGCACTTGGGCCGAGGAGTCCTGCTTTCACTGCTGGCCTTGATGGAAGCCTTGATCCGGTTCACCTTTGGGGGTTTGCAGGCCTTGTGTACCCTGCTTTATAGCTGCTGCTCTGGCCTGGAGAGCCTAAAGCTCCTGGGGCACCTGGCCTCTCATGGGGCACTGCGGAGTCGTGAAATACTGCACCGGGGCATCCTCAATGTGGTCTCCAGTGGCCATACTTTGCTGCGCCAGGTTTGTGACATCTGTGCCATTGCCATGAGCCTGGTGGCTTATGTGATCAATAGCCTGGTCAACATCTGCCTTATTGGCACACAGAACCTCTTCTCCCTGGTGCTGGCCCTGTGGGATGCAGTGATGGGGCCTGTGTGGAGGATGACAGATGTTGTGGCTGCCTTCCTAGCCCATATTTCCAGCAGTGCTGTGGCCATGGCCATCCTGCTTTGGACCCCCTGCCAACTAGCACTGGAGCTACTGGCCTCAGCTGCCCGCCTACTGGCCAGCTTTGTGCTGGTCAATCTCACTGGCCTCGTGTTGCTAGCTTGTGTGCTGGCAGTGACAGTGACTGTGTTGCACCCCGACTTCACTGTGAGGCTGGCCACCCGGGCACTCAGTCAACTCCATGCCCGGCCATCCTACCACCGTCTCCGAGAGGATGTCATACGTCTGTCTCGCTTAGCACTGGGCCTTGAGACCTGGCGCCGAGTCTGGAGCCGAAGCCTGCAACTGGCAAGCTGGCCGAACCAGGGAGGAGCACCTGGAGCCCCCCAGGGTGACCCTAGAAGAGTGTTTTCAGCCAGGACCCGGAGACAGGACACGCTCCTTGAAGCAGGGCACAGatcagaggcagaggaggaggaggtcaggACCTTCAGAGCAACACCTGCCAGGGGTCGGGAGAGGCTCAATGAGGAGGAGCCTACAGGTGGGCAAGACCCATGGAAGTTGCTGAAGGAGCAAGAGGAGCGGAAGAAATGTGTCATCTGCCAGGACCAGAGCAAGACGGTGCTGCTCCTACCCTGCCGGCACCTGTGCCTGTGCCAGGCCTGCACTGAAATCCTGATGCGCCACCCCATCTACCATCGCAACTGTCCGCTCTGCCGCCGGGGCATCCTGCAGACCCTCAATGTCTACCTCTGA
- the C1QTNF5 gene encoding complement C1q tumor necrosis factor-related protein 5, which translates to MRLLLALLLLGLAAGSPPLDDNKIPSLCPGHPGLPGTPGHHGSQGLPGRDGRDGRDGAPGAPGEKGESGQPGLPGPRGDPGPRGEAGPAGATGPAGECSVPPRSAFSAKRSESRVPPLSDAPLPFDRVLVNEQGHYDATTGKFTCQVPGVYYFAVHATVYRASLQFDLIKNGESIASFFQFFGGWPKPASLSGGAMVRLEPEDQVWVQVGVGDYIGIYASIKTDSTFSGFLVYSDWHNSPVFA; encoded by the exons ATGAGGCTGCTCCTCGCCCTACTGCTCCTGGGCCTGGCGGCCGGCTCTCCCCCGCTGGACGACAACAAGATCCCCAGCCTGTGCCCGGGGCACCCTGGCCTTCCAGGAACGCCGGGCCACCATGGCAGCCAGGGCCTGCCAGGCCGCGACGGCCGTGACGGTCGCGACGGCGCGCCCGGGGCTCCGGGCGAGAAAGGCGAGAGCGGGCAGCCGG GGCTGCCGGGGCCGCGAGGAGACCCCGGGCCGCGAGGAGAGGCGGGACCCGCGGGGGCGACCGGGCCTGCGGGGGAGTGCTCCGTGCCCCCACGCTCCGCCTTCAGCGCCAAGCGCTCCGAGAGCCGGGTGCCTCCGCTGTCCGACGCGCCCCTGCCCTTCGACCGCGTGCTGGTGAACGAGCAGGGACATTACGACGCCACCACCGGCAAGTTCACCTGCCAGGTGCCCGGGGTCTACTATTTCGCGGTCCACGCCACCGTCTACCGGGCCAGCCTGCAGTTCGATCTGATCAAGAATGGCGAATCCATCGCctctttcttccagttttttggGGGGTGGCCCAAGCCAGCCTCGCTCTCCGGGGGCGCCATGGTGAGGCTGGAGCCCGAGGACcaggtgtgggtgcaggtgggcgTGGGTGACTACATTggcatctatgccagcatcaaGACAGACAGCACCTTCTCTGGATTTCTGGTGTACTCTGACTGGCACAACTCCCCCGTCTTCGCTTAG